The DNA segment GGAATTTCAGTTGCTCCATCCGCTTGTCGTCATCTTCTTGCTTGCGAATGTATTCCCTTATCATTTTTTCGTCTCGCCCTACTGTCGTGACGTAATATCCACGCGCCCAGAAGCTCTGCCCTGCAAATCCTTTTGCCCGACCTTGGACTTCTCGCGCTATGTGGATTGCACTTTTACCCTTTATGTAACCAACCACTTGGGACACCGAGTATTTGGGTGGAATCGCAATAGACATATGCACATGATCAACACACAAGTGCCCTTCCAGTATCTTGCTTTCTCGTTGTGCTACCAGTTTATGGAACACATCGCCCAAGTAATTTCTAAGCTTTCCAAACAGCACCTTACGTCGGTACTTAGGTATCCAAACGATATGGTACTTGCAGTCCCATTTTGTATGACATAGGCTTGAATTGCACTTCTTTGAAGCCTCTCCCTTGCTCACTTTGAGCAGCTCACAAGGGGGGAGGCTTCATGCTACTCCCGCATAAGTCAAACTTCTATGGCCGCCCCAGCAGAGCTGGGGGGGGCTCTCATTGGGACTAGACAACAAAGCCACGAAGACGATAGCGCCGGAAGACGCTGCCACCACAAAGCGGGCATCGATTGCCCTGCGGACCCAGCTTCAGGGGCTACTACAATCGTCCGTGCTGACACGAAGCAAGGTCGGTCGCCATGGTCGACTGGATTCCCGGCAACTACACCGATTGTCAGTAGCTGATGCTCGTGTCTTCAAGCGGAGTGGTCGCAAGGTGGGCATAAATGCCGCCGTGCACATCCTGCTTGATTACTCAGGCTCAATGCGACGGCGTATCAAGCTGACCACGCAGGTGTGTCATGCTGTGGCCTACTGCCCTGGACGCCATCGACGGCATCAGCGTGGGCGTGACGGCCTTTCCGGCAGACACCCCGACCGACGGCGGCAATGGGAATGACCGTG comes from the Pseudodesulfovibrio piezophilus C1TLV30 genome and includes:
- the tnpA gene encoding IS200/IS605 family transposase, with the translated sequence MSKGEASKKCNSSLCHTKWDCKYHIVWIPKYRRKVLFGKLRNYLGDVFHKLVAQRESKILEGHLCVDHVHMSIAIPPKYSVSQVVGYIKGKSAIHIAREVQGRAKGFAGQSFWARGYYVTTVGRDEKMIREYIRKQEDDDKRMEQLKFRL